Within Brienomyrus brachyistius isolate T26 chromosome 20, BBRACH_0.4, whole genome shotgun sequence, the genomic segment CGCGCTTGACGCGCAAGCACCTTGAATGTATGGTAGTGTTAGTCAACAGAAAAAATTAACAAATGAGATTTATACTGTATCATTGTGGATCAATATAATAACTTATTATGGATTTATTGTATAATGAAATTCTTTGGCTTTCTGTTTAGTAAAGTGTCTTTTTCGTATTTCGGGATCTAAGTCTCCGATGGAAATGGAACTTCATGGAATTTTTAAAGCCTTTCCAAAAATCAAAAGGCAGAGTACCCTGGAAAGGGAAGCGGCACCTCCCAACAAAAAGAAAGTACAGGAGACAGTAACTGGTAAATAATCACTCGTCGACATCATCGTTATTATTTTCTTAAAATCATTACAATTATTTGCATTTCAAATTGGGGGGTTAGGTACAGCTGCAAATGTTTACATACAATGAAatgaacaaaaatacatttagttCAATACTTTTGTGATATTCTCCATAACCTCGTGTGTCTCACGATTGCTTTTTTACATTCTCTTCAGGTAATTTCCTTAGTGGTGTGAAAATATACATACTGTCGGCTGGTATAGGCAGTGCTCGGTGTAAcatatttgaaaaacaaatcACCCAAAATGGGGGACTGTCTGAGCGCGCCTTCTGCCCCACCGTCACCCATGTTATTGTGGACGACTCGATGGACCGTGACCGTGCTTTACGGTTGCTCAAGATGGACCGGCTTCCTGTGTCGATTCAGCTAGTGAAGAGTTCGTGGCTGAGTCAGTGCATCAGTGAGAAGAAATTAATTGACATTGCGAACTACAGCCTGTCCATACCTGATGGGTACTAAAAGATACCATCTTTTTTCTCTAATGACTAGTTACTTgtacttgttttgtttattgtgttCAATACAATGCAAATAGAACATTCAAGAGTAAGACATTGAAAAGTTTGTGTCAAACCAATAGATTGTTTTGAGGGTACATAACATGATCTGGGATAACTAAACCGTAGAACAAATGATAGTTACTCAAACCATGAAAATTTACACTGCAGTTAGGACTAAATATTATGGTTCTGGATATCATTGCTTGAGGTGAATATATTACCGAGAATATGGAGATGAAGGAAAATTCTAGTTATTATGTTTAAATTCATCTTTTGATTAATCGTGCATTTTGAAGATACCTGGAGACTCAGAGAACAGAAGATGATGCGTGCAGTGCTGCTTCATGCAGTACAGTCTCAGAGATTCCTGTTCCTGCTGAAACGAATGAAGATGATACATCAGATCAGGTAGGACAGAAGCCACCTCAGtggtcataaaaaaaataatctattATGGCCGTAAAACTGATTTTATATAATGGATTCACAGTAGTTGATgttaatttttaataatttctGTGTTAAATATATGGTTTTAATTTCTACTGTGACAGAAGTGCAGCTTTGGAGTGCACAAAATTCTTTTAAATTCACATTTCGATATGTCGTATGTATTTTGACTGTTGCTTAAGGTGTTTGAAAGAGCTGATGAGCACAGAGaggaggacggcgtctcgcaGAATGATCTCGATGCTCTCATTAATGGGCTCAATCCCGTGGGCGAGACGTCAAACCCGGGAGACAAACCTGACTCGGGAAAGTGGGTCTGCGCTCAGTCCTCCATTGCCAAGATTCAGAATCACAACCAGCACATCACAGATAAGCTGGAAGTTCTGGCCAAGGCGTACACACACCAGGGTGATAAATGGAGAGCACTGGGTTACTCAAAAGCCATAAATGCTCTAAAGAGCTACCACAAATCCATTGATTCATATGAGGTAAGTCATTAACAACAAAAGTCTCTTAGCTGAGTAGTTTGCACAATATGGCTATCCAAAGAAGTTAAATAAGCAGCCTTTTGagcttttttttattgctgATGTAGcatagggctgggtgatatatGATAATTATCACGATATTTTCCTTAATATCAATAAAACAATTGCTTGATACAACGTTGACCCTACATGTCAGCGGCACATTTTGCATCATATTAAAATGACGTCACTTTCTCTGTGACTGCTTGTCAGGACTGGCTATGAAGTACAAGAGCAgccataaaaacacaaatgtgAGATATATTGAACAAATAAGAGAATACAATAGGGCAGGTAGATGTAAGACAACCCAATCAACACAACAGGGCAACTCACTGAAATATCAGTCCAAAGCAGCTTGTCCCATAAGTGTAATCCAGCAAAATCCAAAATGAAATTCCACAGTAAAATTCAGTCCACAAGAAATCCACACCATAATAGTCCGCAGAGAATTCTGAGACACTAGGAAGAATGCAAGCAGTTATTTGTTGGCACTGAGTAAAATAAACTTGATCAACTTCTGTCTCAGATTTTTGAAATGTGAAATGCCGCTTGGCAAATGTTTGTCAGGATCTCATGATACGGATAAGTTTAAAATCACAATTAATCATCCCCTTTCTTCAACTTTCATTCAGGAGCAAAAATCAGCCTTTAAACTGGACAGAAGTAATGATTTGGAATTTATCATGATAATTGTTAATATCAACAGTTATGAGAATTTCTATGGTGGTAACATATTTAGCCGTATCACCCAGCCCTGGTGCAGCATGGAGTTGTCATATTTGATAGGTAGCGATCACCatttttctgcaaaaaatgttGACATCTCAGGTTGAATCTAATTATACAATTTTCTTTGGTCAATTTTAAAATAGTCTGGTGTTCAGGAGGACCTTGAAAAATAGGTTAGTCTGTCCTTACCCTCCTTGGACATTCAGTTGAAAACATACAATTTCAGATACTGAAGGTTTCTCTTTCTGTAAGTGcttatactctcagcaggaaaGAGATTCTGTTATTCCCCACTGGATGGTTGTTATATCAAGGTATTTTTTTCCCATGGAATAAAATGCGCACCCTAGTATTATATTACTGCTGGAAAGTTTCTGTTAGGAGCAGGCTTTCAAAGATCTGGAGTCCTGTAGGTTGTACTGCTAATGTACATGTCTGTACACTGAGGAGTGTTGCTTTCTTTGATATAGTACACGCCGTAAAGGCACATGCTGTATTGCGAAAGGTACATTCATATGGTTACTTTTCTCCTGTCCATCTGGACCCTTGTGGTGCTCACTGGAGCTTCTCAATGACAAGCAGGTTTCTTGTTTGCGTCAAGGTCACATTACCTAGCAGTTCACTTGTGAAAGTCTGACTTGTTAGCGTGGACTCCCATGTTGACTTTCTATGAGAAGTGTTGTAATCATTCGTAATCGATCACGCACTTTGATTCGTTGATTTAAATGGCATAACCGAATACTCATTTTCCTATTCAAAGGAGGCGTGTAAGATCCCAGGTATTGGAAAGCGTATGGCTGACAAAATCCAAGAGATCATGGAGAGTGGACACCTTCGAAAGCTGGACTACATTGGACAGGATGTTCCTGTATTAGAACTCTTTAGCAATATCTGGGGGGCTGGGACAAAAACTGCAAAACTCTGGTACCAGCAGGTtagaaaccttttttttttttttttttttttatagaattGTTTTGTTACTAATGTGTCTCACTGATATTTTCATTTCATGCCTTAGTTAATGGAAAACCTCTGGCAGCTGTAAACTGTGACTTTAGTACtgggtaaagaaaaaaaaagtttttttgtttttgtttgtgactAGGGTTTTCGTACCTTGGAGGATATCAGTACTAAGGCTCAGCTCAATTCCCAGCAGAAAATTGGACTCAAGCACTACGATGATTTTCTGGATCGGATGCCAAGAGAGGAGGCAGCTGCTATTGAGAAAACTGTAATGTTATTTTTTCTTTCACAGCGactgtttttgttgtttatGTATCACATAGAAGAATCAGAATATATGTgactttttttcccagatgtcATGTATCATCTGGAAATCATCAATTTATCAATGAGCAGGATAGGCAGTTAGAAGGTGGATGGATATATTTCTAGATTGCAGTGCATAAAAATTGTtacaaatatctatatatacctTTACGTCACAGTAGGAAAGTCAGCAACACCAAATCTTTGCTGGATCATCTTCAGATATAAAGGAATACATGGTggaaatataaaaatgaaaggtAACTGCCCACATGGTCAAATGAGGACATGAATTTTGAAAATAGAGCACATTTCAAAAAATTAATCTGACACTCCTCTAACAGTAATGCATATGGCTACCGCATACACATGACCTAGTATGTCATCAATGACTGGCGTGAAATTTGAGTGAGAAGCTCTCAAAGGGGGAGTTCTATTGTACATTTGGTCAATTTCAGACCTTTGTAGGAGGATGAGTACATAGGATATGATCTGATTATATTTTTGCATTCTACAGAAAAAGTTAGCCCATAAATTTATGCATTGTAATGCATAAAGATTGCTACACGTGCGTATGTACCTGGGTAGGGGATACGGCTGTCATTGTTGAGATTAGGGTTATTATACCCATAGAAATTAGTGGATAGTCTCTATAAAGATATAGATACCtcatctgtgtctgtctgtgtgtgtacacaggTGAGGGATGCTGCTCATTGCCTGAACCCTGGACTACTAGCAGTGGCTTGTGGCTCTTACCGCCGAAGAAAGGCTACCTGCGGAGATGTAGATGTTCTCATCACCCACCCGGATGGAAAATCTCATAGGAACGTCTTCTGTCAAGTACTGCAGAACCTCCACCAAAGTGGTAGGACACGCTCGCATTGTGCGGAAGCCTTTTGGAATCTCCCCAAGGGGTAGATTTTATAGGAGCCGTCATTGTCCTTTGTCGATGCAGGGTTTTTAACTGACGATCTAGTCAGCCACGAAGAAAACGGAGAACAGAAGAAGTATATGGGGGTGTGCCGTTTGCCGGGCCCCGGTCACCGCCATCGCAGGCTCGACGTCATCGTGGTGCCGTACGccgagtttgcatgctccctgCTGTATTTTACCGGATCCGCTCACTTCAACCGCTCCATGAGAGCTCTGGCCAAAACCAAGAAAATGAGCCTGTCAGAGCACTCACTGAACAGAGACGTGATGCGCCAAGGCAGCCTGAAGGTGTGCGCAGGAATCCCACTGTCCACGCCCACCGAAAGGGATGTCTTCACATATCTCGGCATCCCCTACAGGGAACCACACGAGAGGGACTGGTGAGGGAGTACTGCACTCGTTAACCTGCCCAGTGGCCTAGTGGTTGTTTACGGGTAATTGGCATGCTCTAAAATGTGGTGTTTCCCCACCTTTTGATAACTGTGGACTggtttatgttgtgcaaaaATT encodes:
- the poll gene encoding DNA polymerase lambda, yielding MEMELHGIFKAFPKIKRQSTLEREAAPPNKKKVQETVTGNFLSGVKIYILSAGIGSARCNIFEKQITQNGGLSERAFCPTVTHVIVDDSMDRDRALRLLKMDRLPVSIQLVKSSWLSQCISEKKLIDIANYSLSIPDGYLETQRTEDDACSAASCSTVSEIPVPAETNEDDTSDQVFERADEHREEDGVSQNDLDALINGLNPVGETSNPGDKPDSGKWVCAQSSIAKIQNHNQHITDKLEVLAKAYTHQGDKWRALGYSKAINALKSYHKSIDSYEEACKIPGIGKRMADKIQEIMESGHLRKLDYIGQDVPVLELFSNIWGAGTKTAKLWYQQGFRTLEDISTKAQLNSQQKIGLKHYDDFLDRMPREEAAAIEKTVRDAAHCLNPGLLAVACGSYRRRKATCGDVDVLITHPDGKSHRNVFCQVLQNLHQSGFLTDDLVSHEENGEQKKYMGVCRLPGPGHRHRRLDVIVVPYAEFACSLLYFTGSAHFNRSMRALAKTKKMSLSEHSLNRDVMRQGSLKVCAGIPLSTPTERDVFTYLGIPYREPHERDW